In Mixophyes fleayi isolate aMixFle1 chromosome 11, aMixFle1.hap1, whole genome shotgun sequence, one DNA window encodes the following:
- the LOC142106690 gene encoding nicotinamide N-methyltransferase-like: MADTGQECHQPESGQQPTEMVLQVEQQPVEPSSSTTLSVCEERLELQIRGSSCVTEDKRMDPKPLKSYHLHGMDSRDFLKCYFEENNVFEEEVLVFIMEQLHIALAAANIKGETLIDISLGSIIHQLYTVSDVFKEITILKLYDTCILELNKWLNTRTGAFSWGHASKVVTQLQGIRDQEQEKDEKLKNSIKYIVKFDLKKENLTDPVVLPQADCLLTAWFLEAICHNQNDYIKNLRKMAKLIKPGGYFILIGCLNGTYYTAGKERLHMFTCDESFIRKTLTDERFVILSCKVLESKVESNLTDYKQLIVLTAVKGNV, from the exons ATGGCTGATACAGGGCAAGAGTGTCACCAGCCAGAAAGTGGCCAACAGCCAACAGAAATGGTTCTTCAGGTTGAGCAACAGCCAGTTGAACCATCTTCTTCTACAACTTTGTCTGTTTGTGAAGAGA GGCTGGAGTTACAGATCAGAGGCTCATCCTGTGTGACAGAAGACAAGAGAATGGATCCCAAACCTCTCAAGTCCTATCACCTGCATGGGATGGATTCCAGGGACTTCCTTAAATGTTATTTTGAGGAAAACAATGTGTTTGAAGAGGAAGTATTGGTATTTATTATGGAGCAGTTGCACATTGCATTGGCAGCAG CTAATATTAAAGGAGAAACTTTGATTGACATCAGTCTTGGATCCATCATTCATCAACTCTATACAGTCTCTGATGTTTTCAAAGAGATAACGATACTAAAATTATATGACACCTGCATTTTGGAACTCAACAAATGGCTGAACACCCGTACAGGAGCGTTTAGTTGGGGTCATGCATCGAAGGTTGTGACTCAGCTGCAAGGAATCAg GGATCAAGAACAAGAAAAAGATGAAAAGTTAAAGaattcaattaaatacattgtgaaATTTGACCTCAAGAAAGAAAATCTCACAGATCCGGTGGTGTTACCACAAGCCGACTGCCTGCTCACAGCATGGTTCCTGGAAGCGATTTGTCACAACCAAAATGATTACATCAAAAACCTGAGAAAAATGGCAAAGCTGATTAAACCTGGGGGGTACTTTATACTAATTGGGTGCTTAAACGGCACATATTACACAGCTGGTAAAGAAAGGCTACATATGTTTACCTGCGATGAAAGTTTTATAAGGAAGACCCTCACTGATGAACGATTTGTAATACTTTCCTGTAAAGTACTTGAAAGTAAAGTAGAGAGTAATCTCACAGATTATAAGCAATTGATTGTCCTTACTGCTGTCAAAGGGAATGTTTAG